The genomic DNA GCCGCCGCCGAACTCGACGCGGCCTCAGCCCGAAAGATGAACGCCGAAGCGGCCCTCCTTGAGGCACAGGCCCACGTCGGAGATCTCCCGCAGCAGAAGCGCATCGACGCGCTCAGAGAGAGGGTGACCGATGAGCAGCTGAGGCGTGCGGTCGTCGAGCACCTGCGCGCAACTGAGGCGCTCGGATCGAGTGGACGCCTGGCCGACGCTGCGCGTGGTGCGAGCAGAAATCCTCACGATGTCTCCGACGTCGAGGACCTCGCGAGATCGGTCATCGTTCTCGGGAGCTACGACATCCGAATCATCGTCGAGTCCTAGCTAACCTCCCGAGCAGACGCGCGATCGCGTCAGAAATCGGACCCCGCGGATAGTCTTGCCAGAGTCCGCTGCCGCGCATTGGCGCGGCGGTCAATTGAGAGGTAGAGCGATGCCGCTAGACGTAGTGCAGGGCGAGAGCCGAGACCGCACGTCCGCTAAGCCTCGATCCACCGATGCGTCTGGGTGTTGAGCGGGTGCCGTGACACGGAAGTGCCCCTCTGATCGGGAAGAATAGTGATTGTCTAGACCGCTGTTCGACCGATCCGAGAGGCATCTCGTAGATGCTTCTATGTCTTGTCAAGCTCCGTTCTGGTCGGTGAGGCGTCGGTCGACGTAGGCGCGCGTATCGGGGTGGTGTGACATGCGTGTCAGCGCGATCGAGGTCAATGCCCGGTTCAGGCGTCGGTCGCCGCCGCGGTTGAGTCGGTGCCTCGTGGTGTTCCCGCTCGAGGCGGGCACCGGGCTGACCCCGGCAAGCGCCGCGAACGCTGCTTCGGAGCGGACTCGTCCGGGGTGCGACCATGCGGTGATGATCACGGCCGCGTTGACCGGGCCGATGCCGGGCTCGTCGAGCAGGTGCGCGCCGTCGCTGGCGCTGACGAGCACGGTCAGCTCGTCCCGGTTGGTCGTGAGTTCGTCATCGCAGACGGCGATCCGTTTGGCGAGCCGGACCGCCTCGCGCCGTGCGGTCGCGGTGGCGATGTCCTCGTGTCGGGATCGCCAGCTGGCGATCTGGGTGAGCTGCGCCCGGCCCAGCGGCGTGCGTGCATCGATTCCGAGATCGATGGTGCGCAGCAGCGCGGTCAACGTGTTGATCTCTTTGGTGCGTTCGGCGTTGATCTGGTCACGAGCAACGACCAGGACGCGAAGCGCGCCGCGAACGCCCGCGTCG from Agromyces larvae includes the following:
- a CDS encoding IS110 family transposase, with the protein product MTIVANAYAYVIGVDTHGRTHTLALLDSGTGVKQAISTFPTSAAGLSRALAWVARRTGGLADVLVVIEGIGSYGATLARRCTASGYRVVEPFPTSRNERRGRGKSDEVDAELIARSVLATDADQLREPRHDAGVRGALRVLVVARDQINAERTKEINTLTALLRTIDLGIDARTPLGRAQLTQIASWRSRHEDIATATARREAVRLAKRIAVCDDELTTNRDELTVLVSASDGAHLLDEPGIGPVNAAVIITAWSHPGRVRSEAAFAALAGVSPVPASSGNTTRHRLNRGGDRRLNRALTSIALTRMSHHPDTRAYVDRRLTDQNGA